The Humulus lupulus chromosome 4, drHumLupu1.1, whole genome shotgun sequence genome has a window encoding:
- the LOC133832807 gene encoding uncharacterized protein LOC133832807, whose amino-acid sequence MFFPPSFFDIMIHLMVHLVREAKLCGPVWARWMYPFERSMKVLKSYVRNHYRLEASMVECYISEEAVEFCSEYMSGVEAIGISKPRNNSDGVDKGLRGNGTVTTVSRAELDQAQLVVLQNNPEIQSYIIDHIELLRSMIPNKIKNKQKWVIDDS is encoded by the exons atgttttttccgccatccttctttgacattatgattcatttaatggttcatctagtaagggaagccaagttgtgtggaccagtttgggcgagatggatgtatccatttgaaagaagtatgaaggtgttgaaaagttatgtgcgtaatcattatcgtcttgaagctagtatggttgaatgttatatatcggaagaggcagtagaattttgctcagaatacatgagtggggttgaagcaatcggaatcagcaaaccacgaaataactcagatggagttgataaaggactacgagGGAATGGAACAGTGACCACCGTGTCTagggcagaattagatcaagctcaattagttgtgttgcaaaataatcctgagattcaatcatatataat tgatcacatagagttattacggtcgatgattccaaacaagattaaaaataaacaaaaatgggttatagatga TTCCTGA